The sequence TCACGTCCGCCCAGCTGCCCCCCGTCGGGACGGGGACGGGCTGCGCGGGGTCGGGGCTGGCGGCGCGCGGGCCGGGGCCTGCACCAGCCGGGGCGGCGGGGGCACGGCGAGATTCAGCGGTCGGGCCAGCCTGAGCGGCGGGCGGATTGGCGCGTAGCGTGGCGAGTTCCTTCTCCAGGCGGTTCAGGCGCTGCGCGAGGTCGGCCGGGAGGGCGGCCCCCGCGCCCGCGCTGGCCGGGGCGCTGCCACCGGTCACGGTGTCGGCGGCGAGCAGGGCGTGCGTCAGGGCCAGTTCGAGGCTCTGCTGGTCGGCCGCGCGGGCAAAGCGGGATTCCTGCTCGTCCAGCGCCGCCTGGAGTTTCAGCAGGCGGGGAATGTCCGCGCCGTCCAAACGACCGTCGGGGTTCAGGCCCAGTTCGGCGTGCAGGGCCGCGCCCAGCGCCGCCACCAGGCCCTCGACGACCGTGCGGGCCGCGAAGCCGTCGCGGTACAGGTGCCCCGCGCCACTCAGGGCCGCGCCCGCGTCGCCGCTCACCAGGGCGGCGGCGATGCCGCGCACGCGCTCGCCGGGTGGGAGGCCCAGCGCCTCCTCCACGCCCGCACGGGTCACGGCGGTGCCGGCGGCCAGCATGCGTTCCAGCAGGCTCTCGCCGTCACGCATGGCGCCGTCGGCCAGCCGCCCGATGAGTTGCAGGGCATCGCCCTCGGCCCGCACACCCTCACGCTGGGCGAGTCCGGCGAGTTTCCCGGCGATCTCCTCCGGGGTCAGGCGGCGGAAGCGGTAGTGCTGGCAGCGCGAGAGGATCGTGGGGATGATCTTTTCGGGTTCGGTGGTCGCCAGGATGAAGATGACGTGGCCGGGTGGTTCCTCCAGCGTCTTCAGGAGGGCGTTGAACGCGGCGCGGCTCATCATGTGCGCCTCGTCCAGGATGTAGATCTTCTTCCCGCCGCGCATGGCCGCCAGCCCGACTTTCTCGCGCAGGTCGCGGACGTCGTCCACGCTGTTGTTGCTGGCCGCGTCGATCTCCATGACGTCCGGGTGCGACCCGGCGCGGACGCTCAGGCACGACTCGCACTCCCCGCAGGGCTTCGGCATCGGGCCGGTGCAGTTGGCAGTCATGGCGATCAGGCGGGCGGTGGTGGTCTTCCCCACCCCGCGCGGCCCGCTGAACAGGTACGCGTGCCCCACGCGGCCCTGCTCCAACGCGGCCTTCAGGACGTCCTTGACGTGCTCCTGCCCGACCACGTCCTCCCACCGCACCGGGCGGGCCCGCTGGTAGATGGCACTCACGCGCGCCCCCAGGCGGCGCGGCGCAGGAGCGGCTCGAACGCTGAACCACGCGGCCTCTCGCCGCTCAACCCGACCTCATCCCTGCACGCACGCCGCTTCACCTCACCATTCTAGAGCCCAGGCGGGAAGCGGCGCGGTGACGGGAGGCAGAGTTGATGGGTGACGGAGAGCAGCCCCCTTCCATCACCCATCAACTTTCATCCATCACCCCTTCCGCAGTGGCAGGTAGCGGGGTTCCCAGGCGCGGGCCCGGATGACCTGTTCGAGTTCGTCCCTGGTCATGTTGCGGATGCGGCGTTCGGCGCACACGCCGTCGCGGATGGATTGCAGGGCGACGTTCACGGCCACCTGGATGCTCAGTTCGCGCAGGTCGCTGATGGGGGGGTACACGCGCTCGCCGTATTGCGCGGTGAATTCGGCCAGGGTGCGGGCGGCTTCCATGACCATGGTGTCGGTGATCTCGCGGGCGCGGCTGGCGATCGCGCCGAAGCCCAGGCCCGGGAAGATGAACGCGTTGTTGCCCTGCCCGATGGGGTGGCGCTGCCCGCCGTACTCCACGTCCGGGAAGGGGCTGCCGGACGCGACGATGGCGCCGCCGTGCGTCCAGTGGATCACGTCGGCGGGGCGGGCCTCGACGTGGCTGCTGGGGTTGCTGAGCGGGAACACGATGGGACGTGGGGTGTTGACCAGCATCGCCTCGATGCTCTCCTGGCGGAACAGGCCGGGCACGCCGGTGAAGCCCAGCAGCGCCGTGGCCCGCGCGTTCACGAGGACGTCGTGCATGCTGGGATACTCGCCCTCGTACGTCCAGCCCGCGAGGTCCTCGGGGCGGCGCACGAAGCTCAGCTGCTGTTCCTCCAGGTCCGGCTGGCCGTGCATGAGCAGGCCGTGGCGGTCCACGACGAACACGCGGGCGTTCGCGTCAGCAAAGCTCAGGCCGCCCCAGGTCATCAGGCCCTGCCGGATCGCCATGGCCACGCCGATCCCGGCGGCGCCCGCGCCGACGATCACGAACACCTGATCCTCCAGCCGCTCACCCTTGATCTGCGCGGCGCGCATCAGGCCCGCCAGCGCCATGGCGCCCGTGCCCTGGATGTCGTCGTTGAAGCTGGGCACCACCCGGCGGTAGCGTTCCAGCACGCGGAAGGCGGTGCCGCGGCTGAAGTCCTCCCACTGGATGATCGCCTTCGGGTAGCGGTGCGACACGGCCTCTACGAACGCGTCCAGGAACTCGTCGTACTCGGCACCGGTCAGGCGCTGGTGGTGCACGCCCAGGTACAGCGGATCGTCGATCAGGTCCTGACGGTTCGTGCCGACGTCCAGTTCCACGGGCAGGGTCTTGTCCGGGCCGACGCCCCCGGCGGCGGTGTACAGGGACAGCTTGCCGATACTGATCGCCATGCCCCCGAAGCCCTGGTCGCCGATGCCCAGGATGGCGCTGCTGTCGGTCGCGACGATCATGCGGACGTCGTTCACGGTGACGTTCTCCAGCATGTCGTCCACCCGGTCGATGTCGCCGGTGCTGACCGTGAACCCGCGCGGGTAGCGGTAGTTGCTGGAGTAGTTCCGGACCGCCTCGCCCACGGTGGGCGTGTAGATGATCGGCAGCATCTCCTCAAGGTGATCTTCGAGGATCGCGTAGAACAGTACCTCGTTGCGGTCCTGCAGAGCGCGCAGGTACTCGTGTTTTTCCAGGTCGGAGTTGCACTTCAGGTAGCGCAGGTACGTGCGTTCCTTCTGCTCCTCGAAGGTGCTGGTGTGGGGCGGCACGAGGCCCTCGAGGTCCAGTTCGCGCCGCTCCTGCGGGGTGAACGCGGTGGTCTTGTTCAGCAGGGGGTTTTGCAGCAGGGCGAGGCCCGTCACGTTCACGCGGATGAAGCGCTGACCGGACTCATCGCGCTGCACGTCGTAGTACCGGGACACGGGAAGAGATTTCGGCATGACGCTCCAGCATAGCCGGCACGCGCTGCACTCGGTCCAGGAACACGGCGCACGAAACGCACGCCACCGCCCAGGCAGGCGCTCAGCTCAGTTCAGGCCATGAACAGAAGGGGGAAATGGACCAGGGTTCCTTCTGTCACTCCTTGACCTTCTCAGCCCAGCGCTGCCGCAGCGTGTCGAATCCGGCGTCGATCCGCGCCTGCGCCAGGACCATCTGGGTGGTGCTCCCAAATCCGATCTCGTCGCCGAGTTCGTTCACGGCGCGCATCCGGGCGACGATGCGCCGGCCCTCCAGCCGGTCGAAGGTGGCGGTCACGGTGACGGTCATGCCGGGCAGCGCGCTGGCCGTGTGGGTGACGTCCACCTGCGTCCCGATGCCACCCTCGCCGGCCTCCAGGAAGGGCAGGATGATCTTGCGCCCGGCCTCCTCGAAGTGCTTGGCCATCCAGTACGTGGCGTACACGGGGTGCAGGCGGCCCAGCTCGCCAAAGTCGACGGTCATGTCGTCGGTGACGGTCACGGTCAGGGTCTGCGTGAAGCCTTCCGGGATGGCGTGCATGACGGGCAGGCTAGCAGGGCGGGGCCAGTATGGGAAAAGCGTGAATCCCGCTCCTGCGGACACCTGCGCCCCGCGTCTTTAGACTGCCGGGATGAGGCTCAAGCCTGCTGACCTGTTCACCCTGCTGCGCGAGGCGTTCCTGGCCTTCGGGCAGGACAAGGCCCCGCGCCTGGCCGCCGCGATCGCGTACTACGCCATGTTCAGCATCGCGCCGCTGCTGCTGCTGGCCGTGGCGGTCGCCGGGCGGTTCCTGACCGACTCGGCGGTGCTGGATCAGCTGTTCGGCCCGGCGGGGCTGGTGTCGCAGAACCTGGGCACCGACACGGCCGAGTTCCTGCGCGGCCTGATCAAACCCGACAGCCTCCTGAAGGGGAGCCTCGTGGCGACCATCGCGGCGTTCGTGACGCTGTTCATGGGCGCCACGGGCCTGTTCGTGCAGGTGCAGGACGCCCTGAACTCCATGTGGGGCGCGGACCCGGCCCCGCCGCAGGGCATCGTGAACATCCTGTGGACGCGCGTGAAGTCCTTCCTGATGATTATCGCCATCGGGCTGCTGCTGATCGTGTTCTTGGGCCTGAACACGTACCTGTCCGCGATCGCGCAGCGGCTGGGCGACACCATCGGCGCGGGCGCGTTCCTGGTGCGGCTGGGCACGGCGCTGCTGTCCACGCTGTTCCTCGCGCCGGTCTTCGCGGGCGTGTACAAGGTGCTGCCCGACGTGAAACTCCAGTGGCACGAGGTGTGGGTGGGCGGCTTCTTCACGTCCACGCTGTTCACGCTGGGCCAGCTGGGCATCGGCCTGTACCTGGGTCAGGCGGCGCCCGGCAGCGCCTTCGGGGCCGCCGCGACCCTGATCGTGCTGCTGCTGTGGATTTACTACTCCGCGATGATCTTCTTCTTCGGCGCCGAGGTGACCTGGGTGTACTCGCAGAAGTTCGGCACGCACGCCGGGGGCGCCGCGAACACCGCGAAGAAGGAGGCGCTGGCCGCGCAGGGCGTGGACATCGACCCCACCGAGAGCGCCCAGGAACGCGACGCGAAAAACGCCGCCGGGCGGCCCGCGCAGGACGCGCGGGGCCGGGTGCTGGGCGTTCAGATGCCGAGGTTGCCGCGCGTGCTCAGGCAGGTGCCGCGCCGCGACGAGGGCCGCGTGCTCCCCACCGTCCGCGCCGCCCTCTGGAACGCCCTGACCGCCGTCCTCGCCGTGCCCGCTGTGATCGTGCTGCGACTGCTGGGCATCACGGGTGGCCGCCGGAAGTAAGGTCCCAGCGCGCGGGGCGGAGGTGGGTCACGGCCTCCGCCCCGCGTCTGTTCACACGCTCAGTTCAGCGTCGCGGGGAACGGCAGGGTGCCCTCGTAGATGGCGCGGCCCACGATGGCCCCCTCGATGTGCTCCTCGCGCAGCAGGTGCACGTCGTCGAGGTTCGCGACGCCGCCGCCCACGATCAGCGTGTTCGTCCAGAGACGGCGGACCTGGGCCATCAGGTCGCGGTTCAGGCCGCGCAGCGTGCCGTCGCGGGTGACGTCCGTGAAGATCAGCGTCTCCAGGCCCGCGTCGGCCAGGGTGGGGGTCAGGTCGGCGACCATCACGCCGCTGCCCTGCGCCCAGCCGTGCGTGGCGACCTCCAGCCCGCGCGCGTCCAGGCTGACGACCACGCGTTCCGGGCCGTGCGCGGCGATCAGGTCCCGCACGAGTTCCGGCTGCTTCACGGCGGCGGTGCCGATCACGACGCGGTCCACGCCCAGGCGCAGCAGCTCCTCGGCGGCCTCGCGGCTGCGGATGCCGCCGCCCACCTCGACCGGCACGCCCAGTTCCTGCGTGATCTGCGCGATCACGGCGCGGTTCTCGCCGCGTCCGGTGGCAGCGTCCAGATCCACGAGGTGCACGAGGCCCGCGCCCAGGCCAACCCAGTGCTGGGCGGCGTCCAGGGGGGCGTCGAAGTACACGGTCTCGCGGTCCGGGTCGCCCTCGAACAGGCGCACGGCGCGGCCGGACTGGATGTCCACGCAGGGAATGATGAGCGGCTCTTGCATGGGCCACAGGATACGGGGCCGGCTCGCGTGAGGGACCCTGCGGGGCTACACTGCGCGGGTGCGCGTCGGGATTGTCACTGCGACCTACCTGCCGTCCCGGAACGGGGTGGCGACCAGCACGGCGCTGTTCGCGCGGGGCCTGCGTGAACGCGGGCACGAGGTGCGGATCTTCGCACCCCGCCACCCCCTGATGC is a genomic window of Deinococcus radiotolerans containing:
- the dnaX gene encoding DNA polymerase III subunit gamma/tau translates to MSAIYQRARPVRWEDVVGQEHVKDVLKAALEQGRVGHAYLFSGPRGVGKTTTARLIAMTANCTGPMPKPCGECESCLSVRAGSHPDVMEIDAASNNSVDDVRDLREKVGLAAMRGGKKIYILDEAHMMSRAAFNALLKTLEEPPGHVIFILATTEPEKIIPTILSRCQHYRFRRLTPEEIAGKLAGLAQREGVRAEGDALQLIGRLADGAMRDGESLLERMLAAGTAVTRAGVEEALGLPPGERVRGIAAALVSGDAGAALSGAGHLYRDGFAARTVVEGLVAALGAALHAELGLNPDGRLDGADIPRLLKLQAALDEQESRFARAADQQSLELALTHALLAADTVTGGSAPASAGAGAALPADLAQRLNRLEKELATLRANPPAAQAGPTAESRRAPAAPAGAGPGPRAASPDPAQPVPVPTGGSWADVTRQASMQLRAFLKPARQHAEPGYVSLGYDDRNAFHAKQVAAKFDDIAKIVLSVFGPVTFELIAPEGSRRVNLGGGQGGGGQAGSVPAPTPDPTPPAPAPARAAPPVREPAPDHGAAPDVAPFDPTRSAPRRPASTRGPDFASIDPPQAQATPMQPMQAQQPQATAHTQAAPPPRASVATLPPPLPERRVPPTSPDDAAPAPLADLDPGPWDDTPAAQPASTPRDAGPPPRSERNLYLGEVITEEPDWNAFGGPDLLGDLPPEEDMPFADLSVPRPAPKPTPAPTPAPQEAKAPPQDARVTPGRPGDIRAHPVYEDIRTRFSGRVREIGKNRNTPPVPDTLGADLPEEDDE
- a CDS encoding NAD-dependent malic enzyme gives rise to the protein MPKSLPVSRYYDVQRDESGQRFIRVNVTGLALLQNPLLNKTTAFTPQERRELDLEGLVPPHTSTFEEQKERTYLRYLKCNSDLEKHEYLRALQDRNEVLFYAILEDHLEEMLPIIYTPTVGEAVRNYSSNYRYPRGFTVSTGDIDRVDDMLENVTVNDVRMIVATDSSAILGIGDQGFGGMAISIGKLSLYTAAGGVGPDKTLPVELDVGTNRQDLIDDPLYLGVHHQRLTGAEYDEFLDAFVEAVSHRYPKAIIQWEDFSRGTAFRVLERYRRVVPSFNDDIQGTGAMALAGLMRAAQIKGERLEDQVFVIVGAGAAGIGVAMAIRQGLMTWGGLSFADANARVFVVDRHGLLMHGQPDLEEQQLSFVRRPEDLAGWTYEGEYPSMHDVLVNARATALLGFTGVPGLFRQESIEAMLVNTPRPIVFPLSNPSSHVEARPADVIHWTHGGAIVASGSPFPDVEYGGQRHPIGQGNNAFIFPGLGFGAIASRAREITDTMVMEAARTLAEFTAQYGERVYPPISDLRELSIQVAVNVALQSIRDGVCAERRIRNMTRDELEQVIRARAWEPRYLPLRKG
- a CDS encoding thioesterase family protein; this encodes MHAIPEGFTQTLTVTVTDDMTVDFGELGRLHPVYATYWMAKHFEEAGRKIILPFLEAGEGGIGTQVDVTHTASALPGMTVTVTATFDRLEGRRIVARMRAVNELGDEIGFGSTTQMVLAQARIDAGFDTLRQRWAEKVKE
- a CDS encoding YihY/virulence factor BrkB family protein, whose protein sequence is MRLKPADLFTLLREAFLAFGQDKAPRLAAAIAYYAMFSIAPLLLLAVAVAGRFLTDSAVLDQLFGPAGLVSQNLGTDTAEFLRGLIKPDSLLKGSLVATIAAFVTLFMGATGLFVQVQDALNSMWGADPAPPQGIVNILWTRVKSFLMIIAIGLLLIVFLGLNTYLSAIAQRLGDTIGAGAFLVRLGTALLSTLFLAPVFAGVYKVLPDVKLQWHEVWVGGFFTSTLFTLGQLGIGLYLGQAAPGSAFGAAATLIVLLLWIYYSAMIFFFGAEVTWVYSQKFGTHAGGAANTAKKEALAAQGVDIDPTESAQERDAKNAAGRPAQDARGRVLGVQMPRLPRVLRQVPRRDEGRVLPTVRAALWNALTAVLAVPAVIVLRLLGITGGRRK
- the hisA gene encoding 1-(5-phosphoribosyl)-5-[(5-phosphoribosylamino)methylideneamino]imidazole-4-carboxamide isomerase, with the translated sequence MQEPLIIPCVDIQSGRAVRLFEGDPDRETVYFDAPLDAAQHWVGLGAGLVHLVDLDAATGRGENRAVIAQITQELGVPVEVGGGIRSREAAEELLRLGVDRVVIGTAAVKQPELVRDLIAAHGPERVVVSLDARGLEVATHGWAQGSGVMVADLTPTLADAGLETLIFTDVTRDGTLRGLNRDLMAQVRRLWTNTLIVGGGVANLDDVHLLREEHIEGAIVGRAIYEGTLPFPATLN